In Nostoc sphaeroides, the genomic window CTCTACCATTGCCACTACTACCTTAATAATTTCTCGATACTGTAATTGATATAATCCCTATTTCTAGGTTATCAATTGCTATTTTAAGCATTCCCTAATTTTGCCTCTGACAAACAAATTTGGGGCAAAAATTTTTTATCCCCATATTTAAGTCGGCCACGCGGTATCTACAAGTTACTAGTTAGTGATGCTGAATCTTCTTAATTTAGTGCTGGTGTAGCCTTTATTGCTGGGGATTTTAAAGCTAGACTGCGTTAGATTTGGATTCAGCCAGGGTAAGCTAATGCTAAGGATACAATACAAAGGGGCTGTCATTCTTTATGTACAGAAGGAAAAATTCTTGCTGGAATATTCAAAGTAAATTTACTTATAATAAGTACAACAATGTAATTTTTATAGCTGTTATTACTTATAACAGGTAGGATTAATGGCTAACAATCCTAGATAGTTTATATAAGTCTCGATCCAATAGATTAAACCTATTACAATTTCATGCTGAAAATTGTGCAGGCTTTTCTATTTTTTCCACCTGAGGAGATATTTTTTTGAGGACGATTGGTAATGAATAAAATAACCATTAGAGTACCTTTTGTAGACCTGAAGTTACAACACGAACCAATTCAAAGGCAATTGCAAGAAGCAATCCAATCTGTATTGGAACAGGGAGATTTTATTTTAGGGCAAGCAGTTTCAGATTTTGAAGTAGCATTTGCGGCAGCGTCTGGGGCAGCTTATGGAGTTGGTGTTGCATCAGGAACAGATGCGATCGCTCTCGGATTGCAAGCGTGTAATATTGGGGCTGGTGATGAAGTGATTTTACCAGCAAACACTTTTATCGCAACCTTGATTGGAGTTATCCGGGCTGGCGCGAAGCCGATTCTGGTAGATTGCGATCGCCAAACAGCTTTAATTGACTTAAAAGAAGCAGCAAAGACAATTACGCCTCATACCAAAGCAATTATCCCTGTGCATCTCTATGGTCAAATGGTATCACCAAGTGAACTATTGAACTTTGCCGATACCTACAAACTACTAATTTTTGAAGATGCGGCACAAGCACACCTCGCCCAAAGAGATGGATATCACGCTGGTTCCGTAGGCATAGCAGCAGCTTTTAGTTTCTATCCCAGCAAAAATTTGGGAGCATTTGGCGATGGAGGAATGCTGCTAACACGAGATTCAGATGTAGCCCAGAAGATGATACGCTTGCGAAATTATGGTGCATCGCAAAAGTATTTTCATACTGAAGCAGGTACAAATAGCCGCTTGGATACTTTACAAGCAGCAGTCTTACACCAAAAATTACCATATTTACCACAATGGAATAGCGATCGCTTGACTATTGCCCAGCAGTATGATAAAGAATTAGCACCTTTGGCAACTGCTGGGATTATCCCTATGGAAAACCAAAGTGATATAGGGCATGTGTATCATCTTTATGTGATTAGAGTTGATGATTCTTGCCCCATAGAACGCCAGCAACTCCAGGAAAAACTCACAGCAGTAGGAATTCAAACTGGCATTCACTACCCAATTCCTTGTCATCTCCAACCGGCATTCACCAACTTAGGCTATCAGCCTGGAGATTTTCCGCAAGCAGAAAAACTGTCAAAAGAAATATTATCATTACCGATGTATCCTGGTTTGAGCAGTAGCCAAGTCAAAGAAGTTGTAGCTGCGATCGCTCATGCAGTCTCAACTTCTAAAACAGAAGCAAAAGAGGGAGTAGGGAGTAGGGAGTGGGGAGTAGGGTAATAAGGGAATGAGGAATACTTCTAGGACTAGCCCTTTCAAGGTGGTGAGATTTAGAACGAGAATTGGTTGTTTCAACCTTCAAAAAGCCCTAAAGAGCTTATTCCATAATACTTTTGACTTTTGACTTTTGACTTTTGACTTCCGCCTTGCGGTACTAGTCCTAACTTCTACTTAATACAAAGCAACTGAATTTATTCATGGGCTTCCCCATTCCCCATTCCCCATTCCCCATTCCCCATTCCCCACTCCCCACTCCCCACTCCCCATTCCCCATTCCCCACTCCCCACTCCCCACTCCCCATTCCCCATTCCCCATTCCCCACTCCCCACTCCCCACTCCCCACTCCCCACTCCCCATTTCCTTGAACACTGAGAGTTTTTGAATTATTGAAAATTATGGCACTCTCGCAACAGATTAAAAACAGAAACGCCTCAGAATTATTAAATTTAGCTATTTTAGGCGTTTTGCTGCTGCTTTATGCTCCTATATTGCTACATTGGTTGGATGGTTGGCTGAACAAAAATATCAGTACAGAAC contains:
- a CDS encoding DegT/DnrJ/EryC1/StrS family aminotransferase produces the protein MNKITIRVPFVDLKLQHEPIQRQLQEAIQSVLEQGDFILGQAVSDFEVAFAAASGAAYGVGVASGTDAIALGLQACNIGAGDEVILPANTFIATLIGVIRAGAKPILVDCDRQTALIDLKEAAKTITPHTKAIIPVHLYGQMVSPSELLNFADTYKLLIFEDAAQAHLAQRDGYHAGSVGIAAAFSFYPSKNLGAFGDGGMLLTRDSDVAQKMIRLRNYGASQKYFHTEAGTNSRLDTLQAAVLHQKLPYLPQWNSDRLTIAQQYDKELAPLATAGIIPMENQSDIGHVYHLYVIRVDDSCPIERQQLQEKLTAVGIQTGIHYPIPCHLQPAFTNLGYQPGDFPQAEKLSKEILSLPMYPGLSSSQVKEVVAAIAHAVSTSKTEAKEGVGSREWGVG